One genomic window of Denticeps clupeoides chromosome 14, fDenClu1.1, whole genome shotgun sequence includes the following:
- the LOC114803377 gene encoding low density lipoprotein receptor adapter protein 1 isoform X3, whose product MDALKSAGRAIIKSPGVPRHTWGTSKHEKLPENWTDTSETLLEGVVFNVKYLGLTLVGQPKGEDMAAAAIRRIVSMARASAKKFRKVTLTISPKGIIIGDSETGDLVENVSIYRISYCTADRTQDKVFAYVSQSRFNETLECHAFLCQKKKIAQAVTLTVAQAFKVALDQWEIAQEDKSKKARKSCSCSKDKFEPETRPQGDSESETIVFLNPDERLRKPCFPSSILSPSPRSNPAKRRPIKHDSWDMEDGLEDAFSRLAEFRSRALSEGAAVRPAQRT is encoded by the exons ATGGACGCGTTAAAATCCGCCGGTAGGGCGATCATCAAAAGCCCCGGAGTCCCGCGCCACACATGGGGGACCTCCAAACACGAAA aaCTTCCAGAAAACTGGACCGATACCAGCGAGACGTTGCTGGAAGGAGTGGTGTTTAATGTGAAGTACCTTGGCTTGACCTTAGTTGGTCAGCCTAAAGGGGAGGATATGGCAGCTGCTGCGATCAGAAGGATTGTCTCCATG GCAAGGGCCAGCGCAAAGAAGTTCCGCAAGGTCACCCTGACCATATCACCCAAGGGAATCATCATCGGCGACAGTGAAACCGGTGACCTGGTCGAGAATGTCTCCATTTACAG AATTTCATATTGCACAGCAGACAGAACGCAGGATAAAGTCTTTGCTTACGTCTCACAGAGCCGCTTCAATGAAACCTTGGAGTGCCATGCTTTCCTCTGCCAAAAGAAAAAGATA GCCCAGGCTGTGACACTGACGGTGGCTCAGGCTTTCAAAGTTGCATTGGATCAGTGGGAGATTGCTCAGGAAG ACAAAAGTAAGAAGGCACGCAagtcctgctcctgctccaagGACAAGTTTGAACCCGAGACACGGCCCCAGGGGGACTCAG AATCAGAAACAATTGTATTTCTGAATCCAGATGAGAGGCTGAGGAAACCTTGTTTTCCATCTTCCATCCTTTCACCATCACCGCGCAGCAACCCGGCCAAACGGCGACCAATCAAACACGACTCCTGG GACATGGAAGATGGCCTCGAAGATGCCTTCTCAAG
- the LOC114803377 gene encoding low density lipoprotein receptor adapter protein 1 isoform X4, translating into MDALKSAGRAIIKSPGVPRHTWGTSKHEKLPENWTDTSETLLEGVVFNVKYLGLTLVGQPKGEDMAAAAIRRIVSMARASAKKFRKVTLTISPKGIIIGDSETGDLVENVSIYRISYCTADRTQDKVFAYVSQSRFNETLECHAFLCQKKKIAQAVTLTVAQAFKVALDQWEIAQEDKSKKARKSCSCSKDKFEPETRPQGDSESETIVFLNPDERLRKPCFPSSILSPSPRSNPAKRRPIKHDSWDMEDGLEDAFSSSVEVEEMDTSK; encoded by the exons ATGGACGCGTTAAAATCCGCCGGTAGGGCGATCATCAAAAGCCCCGGAGTCCCGCGCCACACATGGGGGACCTCCAAACACGAAA aaCTTCCAGAAAACTGGACCGATACCAGCGAGACGTTGCTGGAAGGAGTGGTGTTTAATGTGAAGTACCTTGGCTTGACCTTAGTTGGTCAGCCTAAAGGGGAGGATATGGCAGCTGCTGCGATCAGAAGGATTGTCTCCATG GCAAGGGCCAGCGCAAAGAAGTTCCGCAAGGTCACCCTGACCATATCACCCAAGGGAATCATCATCGGCGACAGTGAAACCGGTGACCTGGTCGAGAATGTCTCCATTTACAG AATTTCATATTGCACAGCAGACAGAACGCAGGATAAAGTCTTTGCTTACGTCTCACAGAGCCGCTTCAATGAAACCTTGGAGTGCCATGCTTTCCTCTGCCAAAAGAAAAAGATA GCCCAGGCTGTGACACTGACGGTGGCTCAGGCTTTCAAAGTTGCATTGGATCAGTGGGAGATTGCTCAGGAAG ACAAAAGTAAGAAGGCACGCAagtcctgctcctgctccaagGACAAGTTTGAACCCGAGACACGGCCCCAGGGGGACTCAG AATCAGAAACAATTGTATTTCTGAATCCAGATGAGAGGCTGAGGAAACCTTGTTTTCCATCTTCCATCCTTTCACCATCACCGCGCAGCAACCCGGCCAAACGGCGACCAATCAAACACGACTCCTGG GACATGGAAGATGGCCTCGAAGATGCCTTCTCAAG CagtgtggaggtggaggagatggACACGAGTAAG
- the LOC114803377 gene encoding low density lipoprotein receptor adapter protein 1 isoform X5: protein MDALKSAGRAIIKSPGVPRHTWGTSKHEKLPENWTDTSETLLEGVVFNVKYLGLTLVGQPKGEDMAAAAIRRIVSMARASAKKFRKVTLTISPKGIIIGDSETGDLVENVSIYRISYCTADRTQDKVFAYVSQSRFNETLECHAFLCQKKKIAQAVTLTVAQAFKVALDQWEIAQEDKSKKARKSCSCSKDKFEPETRPQGDSESETIVFLNPDERLRKPCFPSSILSPSPRSNPAKRRPIKHDSWDMEDGLEDAFSSVEVEEMDTSK from the exons ATGGACGCGTTAAAATCCGCCGGTAGGGCGATCATCAAAAGCCCCGGAGTCCCGCGCCACACATGGGGGACCTCCAAACACGAAA aaCTTCCAGAAAACTGGACCGATACCAGCGAGACGTTGCTGGAAGGAGTGGTGTTTAATGTGAAGTACCTTGGCTTGACCTTAGTTGGTCAGCCTAAAGGGGAGGATATGGCAGCTGCTGCGATCAGAAGGATTGTCTCCATG GCAAGGGCCAGCGCAAAGAAGTTCCGCAAGGTCACCCTGACCATATCACCCAAGGGAATCATCATCGGCGACAGTGAAACCGGTGACCTGGTCGAGAATGTCTCCATTTACAG AATTTCATATTGCACAGCAGACAGAACGCAGGATAAAGTCTTTGCTTACGTCTCACAGAGCCGCTTCAATGAAACCTTGGAGTGCCATGCTTTCCTCTGCCAAAAGAAAAAGATA GCCCAGGCTGTGACACTGACGGTGGCTCAGGCTTTCAAAGTTGCATTGGATCAGTGGGAGATTGCTCAGGAAG ACAAAAGTAAGAAGGCACGCAagtcctgctcctgctccaagGACAAGTTTGAACCCGAGACACGGCCCCAGGGGGACTCAG AATCAGAAACAATTGTATTTCTGAATCCAGATGAGAGGCTGAGGAAACCTTGTTTTCCATCTTCCATCCTTTCACCATCACCGCGCAGCAACCCGGCCAAACGGCGACCAATCAAACACGACTCCTGG GACATGGAAGATGGCCTCGAAGATGCCTTCTCAAG tgtggaggtggaggagatggACACGAGTAAG
- the LOC114803377 gene encoding low density lipoprotein receptor adapter protein 1 isoform X1 → MDALKSAGRAIIKSPGVPRHTWGTSKHEKLPENWTDTSETLLEGVVFNVKYLGLTLVGQPKGEDMAAAAIRRIVSMARASAKKFRKVTLTISPKGIIIGDSETGDLVENVSIYRISYCTADRTQDKVFAYVSQSRFNETLECHAFLCQKKKIAQAVTLTVAQAFKVALDQWEIAQEDKSKKARKSCSCSKDKFEPETRPQGDSESETIVFLNPDERLRKPCFPSSILSPSPRSNPAKRRPIKHDSWDMEDGLEDAFSRINISRLSSLAGSGDACIARVPSSLSTCGSAVRLELPSLRWYKANHESMIRCKKSY, encoded by the exons ATGGACGCGTTAAAATCCGCCGGTAGGGCGATCATCAAAAGCCCCGGAGTCCCGCGCCACACATGGGGGACCTCCAAACACGAAA aaCTTCCAGAAAACTGGACCGATACCAGCGAGACGTTGCTGGAAGGAGTGGTGTTTAATGTGAAGTACCTTGGCTTGACCTTAGTTGGTCAGCCTAAAGGGGAGGATATGGCAGCTGCTGCGATCAGAAGGATTGTCTCCATG GCAAGGGCCAGCGCAAAGAAGTTCCGCAAGGTCACCCTGACCATATCACCCAAGGGAATCATCATCGGCGACAGTGAAACCGGTGACCTGGTCGAGAATGTCTCCATTTACAG AATTTCATATTGCACAGCAGACAGAACGCAGGATAAAGTCTTTGCTTACGTCTCACAGAGCCGCTTCAATGAAACCTTGGAGTGCCATGCTTTCCTCTGCCAAAAGAAAAAGATA GCCCAGGCTGTGACACTGACGGTGGCTCAGGCTTTCAAAGTTGCATTGGATCAGTGGGAGATTGCTCAGGAAG ACAAAAGTAAGAAGGCACGCAagtcctgctcctgctccaagGACAAGTTTGAACCCGAGACACGGCCCCAGGGGGACTCAG AATCAGAAACAATTGTATTTCTGAATCCAGATGAGAGGCTGAGGAAACCTTGTTTTCCATCTTCCATCCTTTCACCATCACCGCGCAGCAACCCGGCCAAACGGCGACCAATCAAACACGACTCCTGG GACATGGAAGATGGCCTCGAAGATGCCTTCTCAAG AATCAATATTTCAAGACTTTCCTCACTGGCTGGCAGTGGTGATGCATGCATTGCACGGGTGCCTTCCTCATTGTCAACATGTGGATCAGCAGTACGACTGGAGCTTCCAAGCCTCCGCTGGTACAAGGCAAACCATGAATCCATGATCCGGTGCAAAAAATCGTATTAA